The following are encoded in a window of Carassius auratus strain Wakin chromosome 6, ASM336829v1, whole genome shotgun sequence genomic DNA:
- the rgsl1 gene encoding regulator of G-protein signaling protein-like isoform X3, which translates to MLIIRVFGQTLLYMLKENKWLMSPDLPFAQVNAGEFLKWLDTHRMVYFKQTELYHNFILCTEILDFVSCKSTEDLKWTPADQWLLRKCLGSVRGIQRFRSFLKGTAEEELLLFCVRVSMMLSMKEEENEDVFQTLNRQALQKTIRLCHLSEGSAILSVCHIHAEDMAELLTKEHPLSAQKHVLAEMRKKAVCRLQSYWLPQFLHCCKSWLWRVPECQPIVEKYTSFSSPPAPSPSSREREQCKPNPTLSPAKSYCSKRSKRLLWSRTNTVRSQSSSIFLWLPPAGQEDLKCSNIAHPPQSSPETSVQHTCAQTPSCQIPCRVNLHPPPSDVHCYLQPALSAEALAAGPFRSYLRAQDLVDKQQMLDLLEDLDLFLLLALKAQGEDPVCAQRQTVAQRIIEKYLKENMACCERLDSNTSHHLRSLLPSSAAVPWIYRAKYEICKDLQDVYESFLDAEDKALVSHLYSRSEKNEEELLFCGFETETEAHFTQTEALVLCGGCCSRLDPDALSQDGWALVALQDLQRGGSLLHKYNTDASEEPSIATERDITTPLAQDVPESKAKSSNNLRMKTLKKDSIVFEKPSTKPRSFEEVLTSSQYIGHFRQFLQEHNADGALLFIQEAESLRTVEPKRQKAKIRAIVDKFFRRQDSVEHLQCSADIISSVPHMDTVPLEVIFTIQHLVAKSLEATWFRQYQETFYSCSPVQSESNLRGPLLLYKLKTNAWTAFSSFIRSVTRFLSALEDRDFRSEFEDYLIHNYKHFSQPCSVRSKAQQSSDISSDGEKFKPKMRSIINKTVIADFLVNDLSFYMECERFRHLADAGDMMASEGMYSENDYARLHQKAELIISIFLHSNLSQKLMINTSEAQKDGILQRFASGKVDRTLFYPAMMDVFPVLIFCWKKFCCLKVMQHLYPAEALRNQKASSRLKEQHPFNLLREIKTVRTSEVKDAILRFSTQHGLILLLPLQTPHDHTPASLQPSAR; encoded by the exons ATGCTGATCATCAGA GTGTTTGGGCAAACCCTTCTCTACATGCTCAAGGAAAACAAGTGGTTAATGTCTCCAGATCTGCCCTTTGCTCAG GTGAATGCTGGAGAATTTCTGAAATGGTTAGACACACATCGGATGGTTTACTTCAAACAAACGGAGCTCTATCACAACTTCATTCTCTGCACAGAGATCCTTGACTTTGTATCCTGTAAATCCACAG AGGACTTGAAGTGGACTCCGGCGGATCAGTGGCTGTTGAGGAAGTGTCTCGGCAGTGTGAGGGGAATCCAGAGATTTCGTTCATTTCTCAAGGGCACTGCTG AGGAGGAGCTTCTTCTGTTCTGTGTGAGAGTGTCCATGATGTTGAGtatgaaagaagaagaaaatgaagaTGTGTTTCAGACTTTGAATCGTCAAGCACTTCAGAAAACGATCAGACTCTGTCACCTGAGCGAAGGCTCTGCCATCCTCTCTGTCTGCCATATACACGCAG AGGACATGGCTGAGCTTCTGACCAAGGAGCACCCACTCAGTGCCCAGAAGCATGTTTTGGCAGAGATGAGAAAGAAAGCTGTGTGTCGGCTGCAGTCCTATTGGCTTCCTCAGTTCTTACACTGCTGTAAATCCTGGCTGTGGCGTGTGCCTGAATGTCAGCCCATTGTAGAGAAATACACATCTTTTTCCTCTCCTCCTGCTCCGTCTCCCTCCTCACGTGAGCGTGAACAGTGCAAACCGAATCCCACGCTGAGTCCTGCTAAATCCTACTGCAGTAAACGCAGCAAACGGCTCCTCTGGAGTCGGACAAACACAGTCCGTTCACAGTCCAGCAGCATCTTCCTGTGGCTTCCTCCAGCCGGCCAGGAGGATCTAAAGTGTTCAAACATAGCACATCCTCCTCAAAGTAGTCCAGAAACCTCTGTCCAGCACACATGTGCCCAAACCCCGTCATGTCAGATCCCCTGCCGTGTGAACCTTCATCCTCCGCCATCAGATGTCCACTGCTATCTCCAGCCGGCTCTGTCTGCCGAGGCTCTGGCTGCAGGTCCTTTCAGGTCTTATCTTAGAGCCCAAGACCTGGTGGACAAGCAGCAGATGCTGGATCTCTTGGAGGATCTGGACCTTTTCCTCCTGCTGGCTCTGAAAGCACAAGGAGAAGATCCAGTCTGTGCACAGAGACAGACAGTGGCTCAGAGGATAATAGAGAAGTACCTGAAAGAGAACATGGCATGCTGTGAACGACTGGATTCGAACACCAGCCACCATCTGCGTTCACTTTTACCCAGCAGTGCGGCTGTCCCATGGATCTACAGAGCGAAATATGAAATATGCAAG GATCTACAAGATGTTTATGAGTCATTTTTAGATGCGGAGGATAAAGCTCTAGTGTCTCACCTG TACTCTCGCAGTGAGAAGAATGAAGAAGAGCTGCTGTTCTGTGGTTTCGAGACGGAAACAGAAGCTCACTTCACTCAGACGGAGGCGTTAGTGTTGTGTGGAGGATGCTGCAGCCGTCTCGACCCCGACGCTCTGTCTCAGGACGGCTGGGCTTTAGTGGCCCTGCAAGACCTGCAGAGAGGAGGATCACTGCTGCACAAGTACAACACCG ATGCATCTGAGGAGCCATCGATCGCAACAGAGCGCGATATTACAACACCCCTCGCTCAAG ATGTGCCCGAATCGAAAGCAAAGAGTTCTAATAATCTCCGGATGAAAACTCTAAAAAAGGACAGCATTGTTTTTGAAAAGCCATCTACAAAACCCAG GTCATTTGAAGAGGTCCTCACATCATCTCAGTACATTGGTCACTTCAGACAGTTCCTGCAGGAGCACAATGCGGACGGAGCGCTGCTCTTCATACAGGAAGCAGAATCTCTGCGCACCGTCGAACCCAAACGACAGAAGGCCAAAATCCGCGCCATTGTAGACAAATTCTTTCGGCGACAGGATTCCG TGGAGCACCTGCAGTGCAGCGCTGACATCATCAGCAGTGTGCCACACATGGACACAGTTCCTCTAGAGGTCATCTTCACCATTCAGCATCTGGTTGCCAAGTCACTGGAGGCCACATG GTTCAGACAGTATCAGGAAACATTTTATTCTTGTTCCCCGGTTCAATCTGAATCCAATCTGAGAGGTCCGCTGCTGCTGTACAAACTG AAAACGAACGCGTGGACTGCTTTCAGCAGCTTCATCCGCAGTGTGACGCGGTTTCTGTCTGCCCTGGAGGACCGTGACTTCAGGTCTGAGTTTGAAGACTATCTGATACACAACTACAAGCACTTCTCACAGC CTTGCTCTGTTCGCTCCAAAGCGCAGCAGTCCTCCGATATCAGCAGCGACGGAGAGAAGTTTAAACCCAAGATGCGAAGCATTATCAACAAAACAGTTATAGCAGACTTCTTAGTCAATGACCTTTCCTTCTACATGGAGTGTGAGAG GTTCAGGCATCTGGCAGACGCCGGCGATATGATGGCATCCGAGGGCATGTACAGTGAGAATGATTACGCCAGGCTTCACCAGAAAGCTGAGCTGATCATCAGTATATTTCTCCACTCAAATCTCTCTCAAAAGCTCATG aTCAACACCAGTGAGGCTCAGAAAGATGGCATCCTGCAGCGCTTTGCCTCTGGGAAGGTGGACCGAACCCTCTTCTATCCAGCTATGATGGATGTGTTTCCAGTTCTCATCTTCTGCTGGAAGAA GTTTTGTTGTCTGAAGGTGATGCAGCATCTGTACCCCGCTGAAGCACTGAGGAATCAGAAAGCATCTTCTCGTCTGAAGGAACAGCATCCTTTTAACCTCCTGCGTGAGATAAAGACGGTCAGAACCAGTGAAG TTAAAGATGCCATCCTGCGCTTCTCCACCCAACACGGCCTCATTCTGCTGCTACCGCTTCAGACACCACACGACCACACACCTGCTTCCCTGCAGCCCTCAGCCCGATGA
- the prkag1 gene encoding 5'-AMP-activated protein kinase subunit gamma-1: MECVPAVLDELDVKKEAHTDDPEYNVYTRFMKSHRCYDLVPTSSKLVVFDTSLQVKKAFFALVSNGVRAAPLWDSKKQCFVGMLTITDFINILHRYYKSPLVQIYELEEHKIETWREVYLQDSFKPLVSISPNASLYDAVSSLVKHKIHRLPVIDPLTGNTLYILTHKRILKFLKLFISEMPRPGFLSQTLEELNIGTFHNIAVVHSDTPLYAALGIFVDQRVSALPVMDENGRVVDIYSKFDVINLAAEKTYNNLDITVTKALQHRSQYFEGVLTCRANETLEAIVNRLVEAEVHRLVIVDEQEVVKGIVSLSDILQALVLSNGDDGSF; encoded by the exons ATGGAGTGT GTTCCTGCTGTTCTAGATGAGTTGGATGTTAAAAAGGAGGCGCACACAGACG ATCCTGAGTATAATGTCTACACCCGCTTCATGAAATCCCACCGCTGCTATGACCTGGTGCCCACCAGCTCCAAGTTGGTGGTGTTTGACACTTCTCTACAG GTGAAGAAGGCCTTCTTCGCTCTAGTGTCTAATGGGGTGAGAGCAGCGCCTCTCTGGGACAGCAAGAAACAATGCTTTGtcg gtaTGCTGACCATCACAGATTTCATCAACATACTTCATCGCTATTACAAGTCTCCTCTG GTCCAGATATATGAATTAGAAGAGCACAAAATAGAAACATGGCGAG aGGTCTACCTGCAAGACTCCTTCAAACCTCTCGTCAGCATTTCTCCCAATGCCAG cTTATATGATGCCGTCTCATCTCTAGTGAAGCATAAGATCCACAGATTACCCGTCATTGATCCTCTAACAGGAAACACGCTCTACATCCTGACGCACAAGAGGATCCTCAAATTCCTCAAGCTCTTT ATATCTGAGATGCCCAGGCCGGGGTTTCTGTCTCAAACGCTGGAGGAGTTGAACATCGGAACGTTTCACAACATCGCGGTGGTTCACTCGGATACGCCGCTCTACGCCGCGCTCGGCATCTTCGTGGATCAGAGAGTGTCTGCTCTTCCTGTGATGGATGAAAATG GACGTGTGGTGGACATCTACTCCAAGTTTGATGTTATT AATCTGGCGGCTGAGAAGACGTACAATAACCTGGACATCACTGTGACTAAAGCCCTCCAGCATCGCTCGCAGTACTTCGAGGGTGTGCTCACCTGCCGAGCCAATGAGACGCTAGAAGCCATCGTCAACCGACTGGTGGAGGCCGAG gttcaCAGGTTAGTGATCGTGGATGAGCAGGAGGTTGTGAAAGGCATCGTGTCTCTGTCTGATATCTTACAGGCGCTGGTGCTCTCCAATGGAGACGATG GAAGTTTTTGA
- the rgsl1 gene encoding regulator of G-protein signaling protein-like isoform X1, translating to MRPQQTREKHADHQIYQHIRAEKNNMELKFLLKDEVFVDFFNTFLSLPVFGQTLLYMLKENKWLMSPDLPFAQVNAGEFLKWLDTHRMVYFKQTELYHNFILCTEILDFVSCKSTEDLKWTPADQWLLRKCLGSVRGIQRFRSFLKGTAEEELLLFCVRVSMMLSMKEEENEDVFQTLNRQALQKTIRLCHLSEGSAILSVCHIHAEDMAELLTKEHPLSAQKHVLAEMRKKAVCRLQSYWLPQFLHCCKSWLWRVPECQPIVEKYTSFSSPPAPSPSSREREQCKPNPTLSPAKSYCSKRSKRLLWSRTNTVRSQSSSIFLWLPPAGQEDLKCSNIAHPPQSSPETSVQHTCAQTPSCQIPCRVNLHPPPSDVHCYLQPALSAEALAAGPFRSYLRAQDLVDKQQMLDLLEDLDLFLLLALKAQGEDPVCAQRQTVAQRIIEKYLKENMACCERLDSNTSHHLRSLLPSSAAVPWIYRAKYEICKDLQDVYESFLDAEDKALVSHLYSRSEKNEEELLFCGFETETEAHFTQTEALVLCGGCCSRLDPDALSQDGWALVALQDLQRGGSLLHKYNTDASEEPSIATERDITTPLAQDVPESKAKSSNNLRMKTLKKDSIVFEKPSTKPRSFEEVLTSSQYIGHFRQFLQEHNADGALLFIQEAESLRTVEPKRQKAKIRAIVDKFFRRQDSVEHLQCSADIISSVPHMDTVPLEVIFTIQHLVAKSLEATWFRQYQETFYSCSPVQSESNLRGPLLLYKLKTNAWTAFSSFIRSVTRFLSALEDRDFRSEFEDYLIHNYKHFSQPCSVRSKAQQSSDISSDGEKFKPKMRSIINKTVIADFLVNDLSFYMECERFRHLADAGDMMASEGMYSENDYARLHQKAELIISIFLHSNLSQKLMINTSEAQKDGILQRFASGKVDRTLFYPAMMDVFPVLIFCWKKFCCLKVMQHLYPAEALRNQKASSRLKEQHPFNLLREIKTVRTSEVKDAILRFSTQHGLILLLPLQTPHDHTPASLQPSAR from the exons ATGAGACCACAGCAAACCAGAGAAAAACATGCTGATCATCAGA tTTATCAACACATACGTGCAGAGAAAAACAACATGGAGCTCAAGTTTCTCCTGAAAGATGAAGTTTTTGTGGATTTCTTCAATACATTTCTAAGTCTTCCA GTGTTTGGGCAAACCCTTCTCTACATGCTCAAGGAAAACAAGTGGTTAATGTCTCCAGATCTGCCCTTTGCTCAG GTGAATGCTGGAGAATTTCTGAAATGGTTAGACACACATCGGATGGTTTACTTCAAACAAACGGAGCTCTATCACAACTTCATTCTCTGCACAGAGATCCTTGACTTTGTATCCTGTAAATCCACAG AGGACTTGAAGTGGACTCCGGCGGATCAGTGGCTGTTGAGGAAGTGTCTCGGCAGTGTGAGGGGAATCCAGAGATTTCGTTCATTTCTCAAGGGCACTGCTG AGGAGGAGCTTCTTCTGTTCTGTGTGAGAGTGTCCATGATGTTGAGtatgaaagaagaagaaaatgaagaTGTGTTTCAGACTTTGAATCGTCAAGCACTTCAGAAAACGATCAGACTCTGTCACCTGAGCGAAGGCTCTGCCATCCTCTCTGTCTGCCATATACACGCAG AGGACATGGCTGAGCTTCTGACCAAGGAGCACCCACTCAGTGCCCAGAAGCATGTTTTGGCAGAGATGAGAAAGAAAGCTGTGTGTCGGCTGCAGTCCTATTGGCTTCCTCAGTTCTTACACTGCTGTAAATCCTGGCTGTGGCGTGTGCCTGAATGTCAGCCCATTGTAGAGAAATACACATCTTTTTCCTCTCCTCCTGCTCCGTCTCCCTCCTCACGTGAGCGTGAACAGTGCAAACCGAATCCCACGCTGAGTCCTGCTAAATCCTACTGCAGTAAACGCAGCAAACGGCTCCTCTGGAGTCGGACAAACACAGTCCGTTCACAGTCCAGCAGCATCTTCCTGTGGCTTCCTCCAGCCGGCCAGGAGGATCTAAAGTGTTCAAACATAGCACATCCTCCTCAAAGTAGTCCAGAAACCTCTGTCCAGCACACATGTGCCCAAACCCCGTCATGTCAGATCCCCTGCCGTGTGAACCTTCATCCTCCGCCATCAGATGTCCACTGCTATCTCCAGCCGGCTCTGTCTGCCGAGGCTCTGGCTGCAGGTCCTTTCAGGTCTTATCTTAGAGCCCAAGACCTGGTGGACAAGCAGCAGATGCTGGATCTCTTGGAGGATCTGGACCTTTTCCTCCTGCTGGCTCTGAAAGCACAAGGAGAAGATCCAGTCTGTGCACAGAGACAGACAGTGGCTCAGAGGATAATAGAGAAGTACCTGAAAGAGAACATGGCATGCTGTGAACGACTGGATTCGAACACCAGCCACCATCTGCGTTCACTTTTACCCAGCAGTGCGGCTGTCCCATGGATCTACAGAGCGAAATATGAAATATGCAAG GATCTACAAGATGTTTATGAGTCATTTTTAGATGCGGAGGATAAAGCTCTAGTGTCTCACCTG TACTCTCGCAGTGAGAAGAATGAAGAAGAGCTGCTGTTCTGTGGTTTCGAGACGGAAACAGAAGCTCACTTCACTCAGACGGAGGCGTTAGTGTTGTGTGGAGGATGCTGCAGCCGTCTCGACCCCGACGCTCTGTCTCAGGACGGCTGGGCTTTAGTGGCCCTGCAAGACCTGCAGAGAGGAGGATCACTGCTGCACAAGTACAACACCG ATGCATCTGAGGAGCCATCGATCGCAACAGAGCGCGATATTACAACACCCCTCGCTCAAG ATGTGCCCGAATCGAAAGCAAAGAGTTCTAATAATCTCCGGATGAAAACTCTAAAAAAGGACAGCATTGTTTTTGAAAAGCCATCTACAAAACCCAG GTCATTTGAAGAGGTCCTCACATCATCTCAGTACATTGGTCACTTCAGACAGTTCCTGCAGGAGCACAATGCGGACGGAGCGCTGCTCTTCATACAGGAAGCAGAATCTCTGCGCACCGTCGAACCCAAACGACAGAAGGCCAAAATCCGCGCCATTGTAGACAAATTCTTTCGGCGACAGGATTCCG TGGAGCACCTGCAGTGCAGCGCTGACATCATCAGCAGTGTGCCACACATGGACACAGTTCCTCTAGAGGTCATCTTCACCATTCAGCATCTGGTTGCCAAGTCACTGGAGGCCACATG GTTCAGACAGTATCAGGAAACATTTTATTCTTGTTCCCCGGTTCAATCTGAATCCAATCTGAGAGGTCCGCTGCTGCTGTACAAACTG AAAACGAACGCGTGGACTGCTTTCAGCAGCTTCATCCGCAGTGTGACGCGGTTTCTGTCTGCCCTGGAGGACCGTGACTTCAGGTCTGAGTTTGAAGACTATCTGATACACAACTACAAGCACTTCTCACAGC CTTGCTCTGTTCGCTCCAAAGCGCAGCAGTCCTCCGATATCAGCAGCGACGGAGAGAAGTTTAAACCCAAGATGCGAAGCATTATCAACAAAACAGTTATAGCAGACTTCTTAGTCAATGACCTTTCCTTCTACATGGAGTGTGAGAG GTTCAGGCATCTGGCAGACGCCGGCGATATGATGGCATCCGAGGGCATGTACAGTGAGAATGATTACGCCAGGCTTCACCAGAAAGCTGAGCTGATCATCAGTATATTTCTCCACTCAAATCTCTCTCAAAAGCTCATG aTCAACACCAGTGAGGCTCAGAAAGATGGCATCCTGCAGCGCTTTGCCTCTGGGAAGGTGGACCGAACCCTCTTCTATCCAGCTATGATGGATGTGTTTCCAGTTCTCATCTTCTGCTGGAAGAA GTTTTGTTGTCTGAAGGTGATGCAGCATCTGTACCCCGCTGAAGCACTGAGGAATCAGAAAGCATCTTCTCGTCTGAAGGAACAGCATCCTTTTAACCTCCTGCGTGAGATAAAGACGGTCAGAACCAGTGAAG TTAAAGATGCCATCCTGCGCTTCTCCACCCAACACGGCCTCATTCTGCTGCTACCGCTTCAGACACCACACGACCACACACCTGCTTCCCTGCAGCCCTCAGCCCGATGA
- the rgsl1 gene encoding regulator of G-protein signaling protein-like isoform X2 has translation MRPQQTREKHADHQKKNNMELKFLLKDEVFVDFFNTFLSLPVFGQTLLYMLKENKWLMSPDLPFAQVNAGEFLKWLDTHRMVYFKQTELYHNFILCTEILDFVSCKSTEDLKWTPADQWLLRKCLGSVRGIQRFRSFLKGTAEEELLLFCVRVSMMLSMKEEENEDVFQTLNRQALQKTIRLCHLSEGSAILSVCHIHAEDMAELLTKEHPLSAQKHVLAEMRKKAVCRLQSYWLPQFLHCCKSWLWRVPECQPIVEKYTSFSSPPAPSPSSREREQCKPNPTLSPAKSYCSKRSKRLLWSRTNTVRSQSSSIFLWLPPAGQEDLKCSNIAHPPQSSPETSVQHTCAQTPSCQIPCRVNLHPPPSDVHCYLQPALSAEALAAGPFRSYLRAQDLVDKQQMLDLLEDLDLFLLLALKAQGEDPVCAQRQTVAQRIIEKYLKENMACCERLDSNTSHHLRSLLPSSAAVPWIYRAKYEICKDLQDVYESFLDAEDKALVSHLYSRSEKNEEELLFCGFETETEAHFTQTEALVLCGGCCSRLDPDALSQDGWALVALQDLQRGGSLLHKYNTDASEEPSIATERDITTPLAQDVPESKAKSSNNLRMKTLKKDSIVFEKPSTKPRSFEEVLTSSQYIGHFRQFLQEHNADGALLFIQEAESLRTVEPKRQKAKIRAIVDKFFRRQDSVEHLQCSADIISSVPHMDTVPLEVIFTIQHLVAKSLEATWFRQYQETFYSCSPVQSESNLRGPLLLYKLKTNAWTAFSSFIRSVTRFLSALEDRDFRSEFEDYLIHNYKHFSQPCSVRSKAQQSSDISSDGEKFKPKMRSIINKTVIADFLVNDLSFYMECERFRHLADAGDMMASEGMYSENDYARLHQKAELIISIFLHSNLSQKLMINTSEAQKDGILQRFASGKVDRTLFYPAMMDVFPVLIFCWKKFCCLKVMQHLYPAEALRNQKASSRLKEQHPFNLLREIKTVRTSEVKDAILRFSTQHGLILLLPLQTPHDHTPASLQPSAR, from the exons ATGAGACCACAGCAAACCAGAGAAAAACATGCTGATCATCAGA AGAAAAACAACATGGAGCTCAAGTTTCTCCTGAAAGATGAAGTTTTTGTGGATTTCTTCAATACATTTCTAAGTCTTCCA GTGTTTGGGCAAACCCTTCTCTACATGCTCAAGGAAAACAAGTGGTTAATGTCTCCAGATCTGCCCTTTGCTCAG GTGAATGCTGGAGAATTTCTGAAATGGTTAGACACACATCGGATGGTTTACTTCAAACAAACGGAGCTCTATCACAACTTCATTCTCTGCACAGAGATCCTTGACTTTGTATCCTGTAAATCCACAG AGGACTTGAAGTGGACTCCGGCGGATCAGTGGCTGTTGAGGAAGTGTCTCGGCAGTGTGAGGGGAATCCAGAGATTTCGTTCATTTCTCAAGGGCACTGCTG AGGAGGAGCTTCTTCTGTTCTGTGTGAGAGTGTCCATGATGTTGAGtatgaaagaagaagaaaatgaagaTGTGTTTCAGACTTTGAATCGTCAAGCACTTCAGAAAACGATCAGACTCTGTCACCTGAGCGAAGGCTCTGCCATCCTCTCTGTCTGCCATATACACGCAG AGGACATGGCTGAGCTTCTGACCAAGGAGCACCCACTCAGTGCCCAGAAGCATGTTTTGGCAGAGATGAGAAAGAAAGCTGTGTGTCGGCTGCAGTCCTATTGGCTTCCTCAGTTCTTACACTGCTGTAAATCCTGGCTGTGGCGTGTGCCTGAATGTCAGCCCATTGTAGAGAAATACACATCTTTTTCCTCTCCTCCTGCTCCGTCTCCCTCCTCACGTGAGCGTGAACAGTGCAAACCGAATCCCACGCTGAGTCCTGCTAAATCCTACTGCAGTAAACGCAGCAAACGGCTCCTCTGGAGTCGGACAAACACAGTCCGTTCACAGTCCAGCAGCATCTTCCTGTGGCTTCCTCCAGCCGGCCAGGAGGATCTAAAGTGTTCAAACATAGCACATCCTCCTCAAAGTAGTCCAGAAACCTCTGTCCAGCACACATGTGCCCAAACCCCGTCATGTCAGATCCCCTGCCGTGTGAACCTTCATCCTCCGCCATCAGATGTCCACTGCTATCTCCAGCCGGCTCTGTCTGCCGAGGCTCTGGCTGCAGGTCCTTTCAGGTCTTATCTTAGAGCCCAAGACCTGGTGGACAAGCAGCAGATGCTGGATCTCTTGGAGGATCTGGACCTTTTCCTCCTGCTGGCTCTGAAAGCACAAGGAGAAGATCCAGTCTGTGCACAGAGACAGACAGTGGCTCAGAGGATAATAGAGAAGTACCTGAAAGAGAACATGGCATGCTGTGAACGACTGGATTCGAACACCAGCCACCATCTGCGTTCACTTTTACCCAGCAGTGCGGCTGTCCCATGGATCTACAGAGCGAAATATGAAATATGCAAG GATCTACAAGATGTTTATGAGTCATTTTTAGATGCGGAGGATAAAGCTCTAGTGTCTCACCTG TACTCTCGCAGTGAGAAGAATGAAGAAGAGCTGCTGTTCTGTGGTTTCGAGACGGAAACAGAAGCTCACTTCACTCAGACGGAGGCGTTAGTGTTGTGTGGAGGATGCTGCAGCCGTCTCGACCCCGACGCTCTGTCTCAGGACGGCTGGGCTTTAGTGGCCCTGCAAGACCTGCAGAGAGGAGGATCACTGCTGCACAAGTACAACACCG ATGCATCTGAGGAGCCATCGATCGCAACAGAGCGCGATATTACAACACCCCTCGCTCAAG ATGTGCCCGAATCGAAAGCAAAGAGTTCTAATAATCTCCGGATGAAAACTCTAAAAAAGGACAGCATTGTTTTTGAAAAGCCATCTACAAAACCCAG GTCATTTGAAGAGGTCCTCACATCATCTCAGTACATTGGTCACTTCAGACAGTTCCTGCAGGAGCACAATGCGGACGGAGCGCTGCTCTTCATACAGGAAGCAGAATCTCTGCGCACCGTCGAACCCAAACGACAGAAGGCCAAAATCCGCGCCATTGTAGACAAATTCTTTCGGCGACAGGATTCCG TGGAGCACCTGCAGTGCAGCGCTGACATCATCAGCAGTGTGCCACACATGGACACAGTTCCTCTAGAGGTCATCTTCACCATTCAGCATCTGGTTGCCAAGTCACTGGAGGCCACATG GTTCAGACAGTATCAGGAAACATTTTATTCTTGTTCCCCGGTTCAATCTGAATCCAATCTGAGAGGTCCGCTGCTGCTGTACAAACTG AAAACGAACGCGTGGACTGCTTTCAGCAGCTTCATCCGCAGTGTGACGCGGTTTCTGTCTGCCCTGGAGGACCGTGACTTCAGGTCTGAGTTTGAAGACTATCTGATACACAACTACAAGCACTTCTCACAGC CTTGCTCTGTTCGCTCCAAAGCGCAGCAGTCCTCCGATATCAGCAGCGACGGAGAGAAGTTTAAACCCAAGATGCGAAGCATTATCAACAAAACAGTTATAGCAGACTTCTTAGTCAATGACCTTTCCTTCTACATGGAGTGTGAGAG GTTCAGGCATCTGGCAGACGCCGGCGATATGATGGCATCCGAGGGCATGTACAGTGAGAATGATTACGCCAGGCTTCACCAGAAAGCTGAGCTGATCATCAGTATATTTCTCCACTCAAATCTCTCTCAAAAGCTCATG aTCAACACCAGTGAGGCTCAGAAAGATGGCATCCTGCAGCGCTTTGCCTCTGGGAAGGTGGACCGAACCCTCTTCTATCCAGCTATGATGGATGTGTTTCCAGTTCTCATCTTCTGCTGGAAGAA GTTTTGTTGTCTGAAGGTGATGCAGCATCTGTACCCCGCTGAAGCACTGAGGAATCAGAAAGCATCTTCTCGTCTGAAGGAACAGCATCCTTTTAACCTCCTGCGTGAGATAAAGACGGTCAGAACCAGTGAAG TTAAAGATGCCATCCTGCGCTTCTCCACCCAACACGGCCTCATTCTGCTGCTACCGCTTCAGACACCACACGACCACACACCTGCTTCCCTGCAGCCCTCAGCCCGATGA